Proteins from one Telopea speciosissima isolate NSW1024214 ecotype Mountain lineage chromosome 1, Tspe_v1, whole genome shotgun sequence genomic window:
- the LOC122650348 gene encoding uncharacterized protein LOC122650348 has translation MTMYGGTEIVSCRAFPSSLKGAATSWFSWSPSNSITSIAQLCRAFVTRFQSSMKHIKMMVNLLTVEQRPDKSIRAFISCFNKESLDVKDLDEATAHTAMSNGLTDMDLIKDLAQKPTKNMAELLERCNQFVNMAEVLQVQKANKGKIEKKRPTSE, from the coding sequence atgaccatgtatgggGGAACGGAAATTGTCTCCTGTCGAGCTTTCCCTTCATCTCTTAAGGGCGCGGCGACATCATGGTTCTCATGGTCACCgtcgaactccataacaagcatTGCTCAGCTCTgccgagccttcgtcacgcgctTTCAGAGCAGTATGAAACATATAAAGATGATGGTCAATCTCCTGACCGTGGAGCAAAGGCCCGACAAGTCAATTCGAGCATTTATCTCTTgtttcaacaaggaatccttggacgtcaaggatttggatgaggctaCGGCACACACGGCAATGAGCAACGGCCTCAcagacatggacctcatcaaggacttggcccaaaaaccaaccaagaacatGGCTGAACTCTTAGAGAGGTGTAACCAGTTTGTGAACATGGCTGAGGTGCTCCAAGTGCAAAAAGCGAACAAAGGAAAGATCGAGAAGAAAAGGCCAACAAGTGAATGA